In Streptococcus gallolyticus subsp. gallolyticus DSM 16831, the sequence CGTAAACTCAACAGCTTGTGCATCATTGTCACTTAGTTTAGACATGTTTAAAAAATTAGCTTGAAAATCTTCAAATGATAATTCTGAATGGCAAATCCAGTGTTTACCATTTGTGATATACCATTTTCCCAATGATTTCAACTCTTTTGAAAACAGAACTTCTTTTTGAACATTGTCCAAATTGATAACAAAAACCTGTTCATGAGTATTTTCAGGAAAAATAATCTTCTTTACAAAATTTTTAGCTCCAGATATAGTCATAACTTTTCCAACCTTCATCTAAAAATTAATTTTTACAAACTCTTCTCATATAAGCACAGGCACTGCCCGGATCAGATGTTCCATAGCCTCCAAGTGCAATATCATGTGCACAAGTTACCATTGCCCATTTACACGCTGTACTAGCTCCGCCTTCATAAGCCGCTAATAACTCTTTTGACAATTCCTTAAACTCAGTTACTTTTTGCATAATAGATACCTCCATTTTGTTTTAACAATTATATTGTAAGCCCTTACTAAAAATCAGTAAAGCAACTTTAAATAGCAAATATTATTGGTAGACTAAAATATCTAAACTAACTTCAAATAATTGTGCTAAACTAATTAAACTCATAAAATCTGGATAATTTTCACCAGTCTCCCATTTTGAAATAGCTTGATGACTTACGCCAATTCTTTTAGAAAGATCACTTTGTGACATTTTTTTCATTAAGCGATATTTCTTTATATTTTTAGATAATTGAATCTTATTATTCTTCATTTACTTTTCCTCTGCCAAGTTTCATTAAAATCAGTCCCAATAGAGAAATTAACAGTCCATATGCTGAAAAGTTGTTTGCTTTAATGCCTAATTTAGGTAGGGCGTTGCTGTTATTAGTTTTTATTTCATTTTTAGAGAAAGCTTGTGGGCTTTCTGGAACAATTAAGGCTTTTTCAGCGGTTTTAACATCATTTTGCGGTGAAAAAATCACATTCTGAATATTAGAATCAGTTTTTATTTCTTTAGCGTCAAATGCTATCGTTTCTGTATTATCTTCATTTGATTGTTCAGCCATTGCTGCTGCCATAGCCGCTGGGATTTTCCCATAAAAGAGATAGTCATAAAGTTCTTGTCCAGAAATACCACCACCAATCCACGCACTCACAATTTGACCATTTTGCAAACGGATAATGGTAGGTGTTCCTGGAATACCAATCGTTCCAAAAAGAAAGTTCGCTGCTTCTTCATCAAAATCCTGACTGTCAGTATTGTAATACTCTAGACGATTATCCATTAAAGTGTTGAACTCTTTTAAAGCTGGGGAAAACTGACGACAATAGTAACAAGTCGGACGTCCAACATAAATCACATGCTCTTTTCCGTCCTCTGTAAACATAGCATAAACATCTGTCATTGGAACGTGATTAAAGTCTGCGACATTTTCTTCATATTGGGGAATGGTGACTTCAGCTTCTTCTGGCTCATCTGATGTGTCTGATGCTATCGTTTCCGTTGCTTCGGTTGATTCCATTATAACTGATGAATTATCAGCCGTTTCAATTGATAATACCTCCTCAGTTTTTTCGGATTGACTTTCTGAAATATCATTTGATGGCTCAATAATATCTGTTGCTAGATTTTCTGTAACATTATCTCCATTATCCACAACTTCTGTCGTTTCAGTTGTAGGCACAAGCTCATCATCAGCAAAGACAGAAACGGTTGCCATTGATAAAACAGTTGCAGATAATAAAATTATTGATTTTAAAACGTTCTTTTTCATAAAATCTCCTTTTAATTAAGATTGTCACCGCGATTGACCATTTCAGTTTAACAAATTCTCTTGGAAATAAACGTCCAAGTCGTAATTTGTCGTTTTTAGGTCGTAAATGGTAAAATTTGATTAAAACAAAAGCTGATAGGCAATCTATCAGCTTGAAAATGTGTGACTATCACAATAGTAATACATTATAAATTATTCTTTCAGGCAATATTATTGCCGTAAAAATATGAATCTGATTATCAATAATAGTTATTATTTTTTATCTCTATTTTCATAATATATCAATAGCAAAATAAGCAAACAGACTATCGTCAGAAAGCTAGTGTTATCTTCCTTTTGACTTAAAACATAACAAGTCAAAAAAATGATATAAGATGAGGCTTTATTATTTTTCTTAATAAAGAAACCGTCAATAAAAATTATAGCTAAGATAATGCAGAATAAAATAACAAAAATAGAATAGTACATAGAAATTAATTTGCTTTATTTATACTATACAATATAAACATTGTGAAGAAAACGAGAACTCCTTTTACTAACATACCGTCTGTCGATAATACTGCCTTCGCTCCTATTGCCAAAAACAGTATATTTTTTAGAATAGCTCTCCAATTTTTCATCTACAAAAACTTCCGTCATCTGTCATTACATCAAGTCGTTCAAAAGTTTTTGTATTCATTTGAATACCTCCCAATAATATTTTGTCATCGCGATTGACAAAATTTATTTTATCAGAATATTTCATCTTTTTTTGCCCAAGTCGTAATTTGTCATTTTTAGGTCGTCAACGGTAAAATTTGATTAAAACAAAAGCTGATAGGAATCTATCAGCTTGAAAATGTGTGACTATCACAATAGTAATACATTATAAAATTTTTAAATAGCTATTTAGACGCATTGAACAGGATATCTACTACAATATAAACAATTGATAAAATCAATAAAACTTTACCAGTTGTCTCTCGCTCGTCATTCGAAGCTTTAAATACCTTGTTAATTAATAAATAACATACTAAATTAACAAAAATAATAATACTATATTTTATAATCATAAATTCTATAAGTATGCTGAAATACCTGAAGCCACACAGATCATTGCAGCCCCACCACCAGTAATTGGTCCAGTAGCTGCAGCTAATAATACTCCACCGATACACCCGCCAATAGCAGAACCCATATTCCCTTTACCACCACTAATTGTTTGCAAATGATTTTTATCTAACTCTTGAAAATTAGTAAACTTATTTAAGCTCATTACTCTCTCCTTATAAAATTAATTAAACAACATACCACCTACACAAGTAGCCCCACCACCTATAGCTCCAATATGTGCACCAACAAATGCACCAGGTAGTCCTGCCACTCCCAACGTTACTAGACCTGCTCCAGTACCACCAGCTACAATTCCACCAGCAATACCTGTAATCATTGCATTGAGACAATCTGTCTTGCTGTAACCACCTTCAACTTTAGAAAGTGCTTCATCTGTCATTACATCAAATTGTTCAAAAGTTTTTGTATTCATTTGAATACCTCCCAATAATATTTTGTCGTTGCAACTGACAGATTTTAGTCTAACAGATTGTGAGGTTAATGCACGCCCAAGTCGTAATTTGTTGTTTTTAGGTCGTAAATGGTAAATTTTTTTGTATTTTCATGATTTTTTGACCGTTTACGACTTAAATTTGACTTTTTATGACTTGGGCATTTTTAATGTTATTTTTATGGCATAATGAACAATTGTTACTGAGAAAAAAGGGAGATTGGGACCATGCTAACACGATTTTTTACTATTTCATCACGCACCTTGGCGTTTTTAGAAAAGCTGAAAACTGTCTTTGATTCTTGGCTTGCACCACTTGCATTGCTTCTGCTAGGGATTACTTATTTTTTCATCGAAATCAATCGACAAGTGGCAATCGTATTATCTATCATTTCATTATTTTTAATATTTACCTATCTCATCTTAGGAGCATATCTTTTTATCCGAATCAGATTTTTTCTTTGGAAGAATGGTAAAGAAAAATAATTTTTTGACCGTTTGCGACCTATTTTTGACTTTTTACGACTTGGGCGTTTTTTAATCTTGTTTTATGGCACAATAGTTCTAGTTTCATTTTTAAAAGGGAAAGGTTATGAGAAGATATAAATATGTTAGTCAGATTGATTTGCGAGACTGTGGTGTGGCAGCTTTGGCATCAGTTGCCAAGCATTATGGATCAGATTTCTCGCTGGCTCATTTGAGAGAATTAGCCAAAACAACTAAGGAAGGGACAACAGCATTAGGGATAGTTGAGGCAGCTAAAGCAATCGGCTTTGAAACACGCGCCATTCAGGCTAATATGGAACTGTTTGATATGGCTGATATTCCCTATCCTTTTATTGTTCATGTTAATAAAGAAGGCAAAATCCCGCATTACTATGTTATCTACAAAGCCAAAAAAGATTATCTTATTATCGGTGACCCTGATTCGAGCGTTGGGGTCACTAAAATGTCCAAAGCACATTTTGCCAAAGAATGGACTGGAGTTGCTATCTTTTTAGCGCCTGCTCCGCATTATCAACCGCATAAAGATAAGAAAAATGGCTTAACAAGCTTTTTACCAATTATTTTCAAACAAAAGGCACTGCTAACTTATATCATTCTGGCAAGTTTGCTCGTGACCTTGATTAATATTGTTGGGTCTTACTATTTGCAAGGAATCTTAGACGATTATATTCCTAATCATTTGCAATCCACTCTTGGCATTGTCTCGGTTGGATTGATTGTAACCTACATAATGCAACAAATCATGAGCTTTTCACAAAATTATTTACTTGTTGTGCTGAGCCAACGGTTAACAATTGACGTGATTTTGTCTTATATTCGTCATATTTTTGAATTGCCCATGTCCTTTTTTGCCACAAGGCGGACAGGTGAAGTTATCTCACGTTTCACCGATGCTAACTCGATTATTGATGCACTGGCATCAACGATTCTCTCTTTATTTTTAGATGTGAGTATTTTGTTTATTGTCGGAAGTGTCTTAATTCTGCAAAATGCCAATCTTTTTTTCATCACCTTAATAGCATTGCCTATCTATGCTATTATTATTTTGGCTTTTATGAAGCCTTTTGAGCGAATGAATCACGATGTCATGCAAGCCAATTCTATGGTTAGCTCTGCGATTATCGAAGATATCAATGGTATTGAAACGATTAAATCTTTGACTAGTGAGGAAGTCCGTTATCAAAATATTGACCGTGAATTTGTGGATTATTTGGATAAAAGTTTTACGCTTAGTAAGTATGAAGCTGTGCAAACGTCGTTAAAACAGGGAGCACAGCTGATTTTAAACGTCGTCATTCTCTGGTATGGTTCACGTTTAGTCATGTCTGGGAACATTTCAGTAGGTCAATTGATTACTTACAATACGCTTCTGTCGTACTTTACAACACCAATGGAAAATATTATTAATCTGCAAACCAAACTACAATCTGCCAAAGTAGCTAACAATCGTCTCAACGAAGTTTACTTAGTGTCATCTGAATTTGATGGCAGACAACTCTTAAATGACAGCCATTTTCTACAAGGAGATATTGTCTTTGATAATGTTTCTTATAAATATGGTTTTGGTCGTGACACACTGAGTCATGTGAATTTACACATTAAGAAGGGTGAAAAAATTAGCCTAGTTGGTATCAGCGGTTCTGGTAAGACAACCTTAGCTAAAATGATTGTCAATTTTTACACACCTAACCATGGACAGATTACCCTTGGTGGCTACGATTTAAAAACCATTGATAAAAAAGCCATTCGCCAATACATTAATTACCTACCACAACAGTCTTACGTCTTTTCAGGGACGATTTTAGAAAATTTAACTTTGGGAGCACCTGACAATATCACGCAAGAAGAAATTCTGAAAGCTTGTGAAATCGCTGAAATCCGTGCTGATATTGAATCGATGCCACTAGCATACCATACCGAACTTTCAGATGGTGCTGGTTTATCTGGTGGGCAAAAGCAACGTTTAGCTTTAGCACGCGCTTTACTGACACAAGCTCCCGTCTTGATTTTAGATGAAGCCACAAGTGGTCTTGATGTTCTAACGGAAAAACGTGTGATTAAAAATTTACTATCTCTCACAGACAAGACTATTATTTTTGTTGCCCACCGTTTGAGCATTGCTGAACAATCTGACCGTGTCATTGTTCTAGATAAAGGACAAGTTATCGAAGAAGGGCATCATAAACAACTCATCCAAAATCAAGGTTTCTATGCACAGTTATTTCATGAATAAAAGGAGACCATATGAATCCTAAATTATTTCAATCTGCTGAATTTTATCATAGGCGTTATCATAATTTTGCGACTGTCTTAGTGATTCCAATGACACTCTTGGTCTTTTTTCTCCTTGCCTTTTCTCTCATTGGTAAAAAGGAAATTACCGTTACGACACTTGGTAGTATCCGACCAACAAAAGTCATCGCTGTTGTCCAATCAAGTAGCAATAACACCGTTTTAACCAATAATCTTAGTGAAAATAAGGCAGTCAAAAAGGGGGATTTACTCATCCAATACTCCGACAAATTGGAAGATAGTCAACTTAATGCCATTCAAACACAAATCGAAAGATATGAACGTCAACAAGAGGCACTCAATCAATTGAAAGAAAGTCTAAAACAAGGACAAAACCTTTTTACAGGTGATGATGAATTTGGTTATTCAGCAACCGTTGAGCGCTTTTTAAATCAATCTCAAACAATTACTGCTCAAGTTTCTCAATCAAACCAATCAGTTGCTAAACAAGAAGCTGGTGTCAACCAAGCAAATGCAGCTATCGCCAATCAGATTGCTAACCTACAAACCCAAGCCAGTCAATATCAAGAAGTTAAAGATGCTATTCAAACTGATAAAACAAACGTATCTGGCAATAATCCATATGCAACTACTCTTAATAGCTATCTTAGCCAAATTCAAACAATCGATACACAAAGCAGTTCAACTGACAACAATTCTGCTAGCAAAGAAAGCGTTAAAAATCAATTTTTAACAGACCTACAAGGGCAGATTGATAGCATTAATGCCTCTATCTCTAGTTTGCAAACACAAGCTGCTTCCAATTATTCAACGGGAAGTTATGACACTAGTGCCACTAATCAAATTGAAAGCTTGCGTCAGCAGGAATTGACACAAGCTGAAACACAACTTACGCAAATTACTCAAGAAAAAGAAAATTTGCAAGCACAGCTTGACCAGACAAATCTCTCCAAAGCTGACACCGTTTTAAAAGCTAGTCAAAGTGGCATTTTACATGTTTCTGATGAATTTGAAGGGCAAACGCTCTTGCCGCAAGGCAGTCAGATTGCAGAGATTTACCCAGATATTGCCAAAACACAGCAAGTCGCTATCCGCTATTACGTTGACTCCACTCATGTTAGTCAATTGAAAAAAGGACAGACTGTTCGCCTAACCCTTGAAAAAATTAGCAATCATGCCATTGTTATCACTGGCAAAATCAGTAAAATTGCAAGTTCTGCCACACAAACCAAAGAAGGAAATGTCTTTGAGGTGACAGCACTAGCCACCGTTGATAAACAAGATAGCTCCAAATTAAAATATGGTTTACAAGGCAAAACAATCAGCACTATCGGCAAAAAAACTTTCTTTAATTATTACAAAGACAAGCTGTTAAAAGATTTTTGATAAGTCCAGCCATAATAAATGGCTGGCTTTAATTTTTCTAAGTCATCACACAGCAAAAATCAGTCGTGAATGGTCATTATTCTTTAAAATTTGACTGTTTACGACTAAAAAACAACATTTTATGACTTGGATAAAAAAAGATGATACATTCTGATAAAATAACCTGTAACTATCTTATTAAAGGAGTACTTATGATAGAAAAACTCAAGAACTTACTAGTTCCAAAACTATTGGCAATATTTTTTATCTATTATCATCTATTTGGATTGAAGTTTGTAATGTTTACTATTTTAGAGCGG encodes:
- a CDS encoding bacteriocin secretion accessory protein — protein: MNPKLFQSAEFYHRRYHNFATVLVIPMTLLVFFLLAFSLIGKKEITVTTLGSIRPTKVIAVVQSSSNNTVLTNNLSENKAVKKGDLLIQYSDKLEDSQLNAIQTQIERYERQQEALNQLKESLKQGQNLFTGDDEFGYSATVERFLNQSQTITAQVSQSNQSVAKQEAGVNQANAAIANQIANLQTQASQYQEVKDAIQTDKTNVSGNNPYATTLNSYLSQIQTIDTQSSSTDNNSASKESVKNQFLTDLQGQIDSINASISSLQTQAASNYSTGSYDTSATNQIESLRQQELTQAETQLTQITQEKENLQAQLDQTNLSKADTVLKASQSGILHVSDEFEGQTLLPQGSQIAEIYPDIAKTQQVAIRYYVDSTHVSQLKKGQTVRLTLEKISNHAIVITGKISKIASSATQTKEGNVFEVTALATVDKQDSSKLKYGLQGKTISTIGKKTFFNYYKDKLLKDF
- a CDS encoding bacteriocin class II family protein: MNTKTFEQFDVMTDEALSKVEGGYSKTDCLNAMITGIAGGIVAGGTGAGLVTLGVAGLPGAFVGAHIGAIGGGATCVGGMLFN
- a CDS encoding class IIb bacteriocin, lactobin A/cerein 7B family; translated protein: MSLNKFTNFQELDKNHLQTISGGKGNMGSAIGGCIGGVLLAAATGPITGGGAAMICVASGISAYL
- a CDS encoding helix-turn-helix domain-containing protein — translated: MKNNKIQLSKNIKKYRLMKKMSQSDLSKRIGVSHQAISKWETGENYPDFMSLISLAQLFEVSLDILVYQ
- a CDS encoding peptide cleavage/export ABC transporter, with the protein product MRRYKYVSQIDLRDCGVAALASVAKHYGSDFSLAHLRELAKTTKEGTTALGIVEAAKAIGFETRAIQANMELFDMADIPYPFIVHVNKEGKIPHYYVIYKAKKDYLIIGDPDSSVGVTKMSKAHFAKEWTGVAIFLAPAPHYQPHKDKKNGLTSFLPIIFKQKALLTYIILASLLVTLINIVGSYYLQGILDDYIPNHLQSTLGIVSVGLIVTYIMQQIMSFSQNYLLVVLSQRLTIDVILSYIRHIFELPMSFFATRRTGEVISRFTDANSIIDALASTILSLFLDVSILFIVGSVLILQNANLFFITLIALPIYAIIILAFMKPFERMNHDVMQANSMVSSAIIEDINGIETIKSLTSEEVRYQNIDREFVDYLDKSFTLSKYEAVQTSLKQGAQLILNVVILWYGSRLVMSGNISVGQLITYNTLLSYFTTPMENIINLQTKLQSAKVANNRLNEVYLVSSEFDGRQLLNDSHFLQGDIVFDNVSYKYGFGRDTLSHVNLHIKKGEKISLVGISGSGKTTLAKMIVNFYTPNHGQITLGGYDLKTIDKKAIRQYINYLPQQSYVFSGTILENLTLGAPDNITQEEILKACEIAEIRADIESMPLAYHTELSDGAGLSGGQKQRLALARALLTQAPVLILDEATSGLDVLTEKRVIKNLLSLTDKTIIFVAHRLSIAEQSDRVIVLDKGQVIEEGHHKQLIQNQGFYAQLFHE
- a CDS encoding bacteriocin biosynthesis protein; protein product: MKKNVLKSIILLSATVLSMATVSVFADDELVPTTETTEVVDNGDNVTENLATDIIEPSNDISESQSEKTEEVLSIETADNSSVIMESTEATETIASDTSDEPEEAEVTIPQYEENVADFNHVPMTDVYAMFTEDGKEHVIYVGRPTCYYCRQFSPALKEFNTLMDNRLEYYNTDSQDFDEEAANFLFGTIGIPGTPTIIRLQNGQIVSAWIGGGISGQELYDYLFYGKIPAAMAAAMAEQSNEDNTETIAFDAKEIKTDSNIQNVIFSPQNDVKTAEKALIVPESPQAFSKNEIKTNNSNALPKLGIKANNFSAYGLLISLLGLILMKLGRGKVNEE
- a CDS encoding DUF3884 family protein → MTISGAKNFVKKIIFPENTHEQVFVINLDNVQKEVLFSKELKSLGKWYITNGKHWICHSELSFEDFQANFLNMSKLSDNDAQAVEFTIDYLPFCEILGL